The genomic segment GGGAGTTAACTCCATTTGATTTAGTAGTTTCCCTAATGATAGCTGAAGTTGCAGCAGTTGTAATTGAAGAGCATCAGGCTCCTATGATACATGCTATTATTCCTATTATTACTTTATCGGGATTACAAATTCTAATTTCTTTTATATCATTAAAGAGTGAAACACTGAGACGGTTTTTAAATGGTAGTCCCAGTATCTTAATTAAGAATGGTGAAATTATTGAGGAAGAGATGAAATCATCTCGTTATACTATTCATGATTTGTTAAGTCAACTTAGAGAAAATGGCATCTTTAATATTAAAGATGTAGAATTTGCTATTTTAGAAACCAGTGGTGATTTGACTGTTATTCCTAAATCCCAAAAACGAGCAGTTACTCCTGAAGATTTAAATATTGATACTGAATATGAAGGAATTCCTACTATTTTAATTAATGATGGAAAAATAAATCATAGTAATCTGGAAAAGATAGGTATGAGTAAAGAATGGCTTTTGAATGAATTAAAAGAACATAGGGTAGAAAATATAGAGGATGTCTTGGCAGCTATTTTAGATACCACTGGAGAGTTATATGTTACTACCAAAAATGCTGATAAACTTAGTGAAAGAATAATGGATACGATTCCTGATAAATTCCAGTAATGAAATTACTTGGCTGGGTTAATTTTTAGAAAAGCAGGAATAATAAAGATAAACTATCACTAAAATAGGAGGTATCAGGAATGGAAGAAGATAATATTCCTCCGCTTGATGAATTAGACCAAGAGACTATCGAAACAGTTGAGAATTATAATCCTGATGATGCAGAATTAGGTGAGGATATCAGTGCTGAAATAATTGAAGAAGCCCAGGATATAAGTCCTGATGATTATGATATCCATGATGAACTGTCGGAATCAATTAAAGAAAAGAAGCGGGATTAAAATGTGGAATTGAGGTGAGGATAGTGGCAGAAATTGAATGTCACGTGCAGAACTGTATTCACCAGAAGGATGAATCCTGTATGCTGGATAAGATTGAAGTTTATTGTGATGATAATAGCCCTTATACTACTAGAGCTGCAGGAACTAAATGCCGTAGTTTTAGGAGAGAATAGAATAATAAAGTGCCCTGGTTTCTCAGGGCACTTTATTATATTTTAGAGTGATAATTATTGATTATCGTTATTTAAATTAGCTCTAGAATTATGGTATACTATAATTAATGTAGAAAGGAGGAAGTGAATTGAATTTAAAACTAGATTTTTATAAACAAGATGCAGTAACTTTGGCTAAGAATTTGCTGGGTAACTTATTAATTCGAAGGATCAAAGATAAAGAGATAAGAGTTAAAATAGTAGAAACAGAAGCTTATGTAGGTCCTGAAGATAAAGCCTGCCATGCCTATCAGAATAAAAAGACCAAACGGACTAAAGTCATGTTTAAACGTGGGGGACATAGTTACGTGTATCTTATATATGGTATACACCACTGCTTCAATGTAGTCACTGCATCAAAGGGGAAGCCGGAAGCAGTTCTAGTACGGGCAGTAGAACCGATTGAAGGCTGGGATTTAATTAGGCAGAATCGCCAAATTAAGAGTAACAAAGATGAAGACTTAACCAATGGTCCGGGTAAATTATGCCAGGCACTTGAGATAGATAAAAGTTTGAATGGACATGATTTAGTTAAAGGAGAGAAAATTTGTATAGCAGATAATAATCAAAGCTATAATATAGCTGCAGATAAAAGGATAAATATAGATTATGCAGAAGAATATAAAGATAAGTTGTGGAGGTTCTATATAAAAGATAATTCATTTGTATCTAAATAATTAACTTTGGGGGTAAGAAAAATGTCAGCAGAAGAAAGAAGGGAAGAAATTCTTAATCTTTTATTGACTAAGGAGAAACCGATTACTGGTTCTGATTTGGCCGAAAGATTTGATGTAAGTAGACAGGCTATTGTACAGGATGTTGCTCTGCTTAGAGCTAAAGGAGAAGAAATTTTGGCTACCTCTCAGGGATATGTTGTTCCACAGCAGAACAGTAAAATGGTAGTAAGAACAATTGCCTGTAAGCATAATGGAGATGAAATAAGAGGTGAACTGGAGACAGTAATTAAGTACGGCGGACGGGTTAAGGATGTGATAGTTGAACATCCGATCTATGGTGAGTTAAAAGGCTTTTTAATGGTTCAGTCTAAAGAAGATTTAAATACATTTATGAAGAAGTATAAGCAGGATTCAGTTAAACCGCTATTAACTTTAACTGAAGGGGTTCATCTCCATACTATTGAAGCCTTAAATGAAGAAGTATTAAACTTGATTGAAGAAAAATTAGAGGAGAAGGGTTATTTACTTGAATAATTCACTAATTATTTTTTACCATCAGCTGTAAAGACACTTGACATTACATATGTCAGACTATACAATTAAGTTAACAAAATTAGACAGTTATAAACCAATTAAATTAGTTGCAAAAGTAGAGGGGGAAGGTCTAAATGACTAAGTTAGAAGCTGAGATAGATAGTTTAAAGCGAACTAGAAATGCTGTTATTTTAGCCCATAATTATCAACCTGATAAAGTGCAAGCAATAGCTGATTATACTGGAGATTCCTTAGGATTAAGCCGTCAGGCTGCAGAGACTGAAGCAGAGGTGATAGTCTTTTGTGGAGTTGATTTTATGGCTGAAAGTGCAGCAATTCTGTCGCCGGAGAAGAGAGTTTTACTACCGGCCTATAATGCTGGATGTCCTATGGCTGAGATGATTACTGTAGAAGCACTGCAAAATAAGAAACGTCAGTATCCTCAGGCAGTAGTTGTCTGTTATGTTAATTCTTCTGCTGCTATCAAGGCGGCTAGTGATATCTGTTGTACTTCTTCGAATGCTGTTGAGATAGTAAAAGGGATTGCTAGTGAAGAGATTATCTTTCTGCCGGATAAAAACTTAGGTAAGTATGTAGCTTCTCGAACGGATAAGGAGATTATATGTTGGGATGGATTCTGTCCTACTCACCACCAAGTGAAAGCTGATGATGTGGCCAAGGTTAAAGAAGCATATCCGCAGGCACCAGTGATTGTCCATCCTGAATGCAGAGTTGTAGAAGAATTCTACATGCCGGCGGTGATGCTACTGGAGCTGAAGTGCATAGTACATTAACTGAAGAGGTGCTTGCTCAGCCAGCAATTGAGTTAGAATCAGATATATTTGCTATTGATCTTTTGACTCATGATAGTCGCTGTTGTGGATTATTAGCTTATGATTATCAAGAACAGGATTATGTAATTTACTTAGCTAAAGCAGTAATTTTAGCTACCGGCGGAGTAGGTCAGCTATATCAGGCTACATCGAATCCTGAAGTGGCTACTGGTGATGGAATAGCTATGGCTTATCGGGCAGGAGTAGAGGTGATGGATCTGGAATTTATGC from the Acetohalobium arabaticum DSM 5501 genome contains:
- a CDS encoding DNA-3-methyladenine glycosylase, with protein sequence MNLKLDFYKQDAVTLAKNLLGNLLIRRIKDKEIRVKIVETEAYVGPEDKACHAYQNKKTKRTKVMFKRGGHSYVYLIYGIHHCFNVVTASKGKPEAVLVRAVEPIEGWDLIRQNRQIKSNKDEDLTNGPGKLCQALEIDKSLNGHDLVKGEKICIADNNQSYNIAADKRINIDYAEEYKDKLWRFYIKDNSFVSK
- a CDS encoding transcription repressor NadR, translating into MSAEERREEILNLLLTKEKPITGSDLAERFDVSRQAIVQDVALLRAKGEEILATSQGYVVPQQNSKMVVRTIACKHNGDEIRGELETVIKYGGRVKDVIVEHPIYGELKGFLMVQSKEDLNTFMKKYKQDSVKPLLTLTEGVHLHTIEALNEEVLNLIEEKLEEKGYLLE
- the nadA gene encoding quinolinate synthase NadA codes for the protein MTKLEAEIDSLKRTRNAVILAHNYQPDKVQAIADYTGDSLGLSRQAAETEAEVIVFCGVDFMAESAAILSPEKRVLLPAYNAGCPMAEMITVEALQNKKRQYPQAVVVCYVNSSAAIKAASDICCTSSNAVEIVKGIASEEIIFLPDKNLGKYVASRTDKEIICWDGFCPTHHQVKADDVAKVKEAYPQAPVIVHPECRVVEEFYMPAVMLLELKCIVH
- a CDS encoding DUF1540 domain-containing protein → MAEIECHVQNCIHQKDESCMLDKIEVYCDDNSPYTTRAAGTKCRSFRRE
- a CDS encoding YetF domain-containing protein; amino-acid sequence: MLDNLIDNGRIGTMFGRTVFIYIFTLLAVRLMGKREVGELTPFDLVVSLMIAEVAAVVIEEHQAPMIHAIIPIITLSGLQILISFISLKSETLRRFLNGSPSILIKNGEIIEEEMKSSRYTIHDLLSQLRENGIFNIKDVEFAILETSGDLTVIPKSQKRAVTPEDLNIDTEYEGIPTILINDGKINHSNLEKIGMSKEWLLNELKEHRVENIEDVLAAILDTTGELYVTTKNADKLSERIMDTIPDKFQ